The following proteins are encoded in a genomic region of Pseudorca crassidens isolate mPseCra1 chromosome 1, mPseCra1.hap1, whole genome shotgun sequence:
- the LOC137221405 gene encoding acyl-coenzyme A thioesterase 6-like isoform X4 has product MLQHPKVKGPSVGLLGFSKGGDLCLSMASFLKGITATAVINACVANTIAPLHYKDMIIPNLSSDPGKYKITESGLLNLEDIWNDPLEKPNHRSLIPLEKAQGPFLFIVGMDDHNWKSEFYAQIASERLQAHGKDRPQIIYYPGTGHCIDPPYFPLCRASVHAVLDQPVFYGGEPKAHSRAQVDAWQQIQTFFHKHLDGKTSVKPSKL; this is encoded by the exons ATGCTGCAACATCCAAAG GTGAAAGGCCCTAGTGTTGGGCTTCTTGGCTTCTCCAAAGGAGGTGACCTGTGTCTCTCAATGGCCTCTTTCTTGAAGGGCATCACAGCTACTGCAGTTATTAATGCCTGTGTGGCCAACACAATAGCTCCTCTGCATTACAAGGATATGATTATTCCTAATCTCAGCAGTGAcccaggaaaatataaaatcactGAGTCAGGCCTTTTGAATTTGGAGGATATTTGGAATGACCCACTGGAGAAACCCAACCACCGAAGTCTTATTCCATTGGAAAAGGCCCAGGGACCCTTCCTGTTTATCGTTGGCATGGATGATCATAACTGGAAGAGTGAATTCTATGCTCAGATAGCCTCTGAACGGTTACAGGCCCATGGGAAAGACAGACCCCAGATAATCTACTACCCAGGAACTGGCCATTGTATTGATCCGccttattttcctctttgtagAGCCTCTGTGCATGCAGTTTTGGACCAACCAGTATTCTATGGAGGTGAGCCAAAGGCTCACTCAAGGGCACAGGTAGATGCCTGGCAGCAAATCCAAACTTTCTTCCATAAACACCTCGATGGTAAAACATCTGTCAAGCCCAGCAAATTGTAA
- the LOC137221405 gene encoding acyl-coenzyme A thioesterase 6-like isoform X5, with protein MVVSFPALLRPFRLCRWDPTPWARLAGPTKLRTGDPNSWAPARMAVTVTLEPAGRCRWDEPVRIAVRGLAPGQPVTLRASLRDEKDALFRAHARYCADAHGQLDLERAPALGGSFTGLEPMGLLWALEPEKPLLRLVKRDVQTPFAVELEVLDGHDPEAGGLLGRAVHERNFLAPGVRREPVRVGRVRATLFLPPGTGPFPGILDLFGSGGGLCEYRASLLAGHGFAVLALAYFRFEDLPKYLNNVCLEYFEEAVDFMLQHPKVKGPSVGLLGFSKGGDLCLSMASFLKGITATAVINACVANTIAPLHYKDMIIPNLSSDPGKYKITESGLLNLEDIWNDPLEKPNHRSLIPLEKAQGPFLFIVGMDDHNWKSEFYAQIASERLQAHGKDRPQIIYYPGTGHCIDPPYFPLCRASVHAVLDQPVFYGGEPKAHSRAQVDAWQQIQTFFHKHLNDSNFSLMLSGSKKLKPKRNLVGDT; from the exons ATGGTGGTCTCATTTCCGGCTCTCCTGCGACCCTTCCGACTCTGTCGATGGGACCCGACACCCTGGGCGCGGTTGGCAGGGCCTACAAAGCTCAGGACCGGTGACCCAAACTCTTGGGCCCCTGCCAGGATGGCGGTGACAGTGACGCTGGAGCCCGCGGGCCGCTGCCGCTGGGACGAGCCGGTGCGCATCGCCGTGCGCGGCCTGGCCCCGGGACAGCCGGTCACGCTGCGCGCGTCCCTGCGCGACGAGAAGGACGCGCTCTTCCGAGCCCACGCGCGCTACTGCGCCGACGCCCACGGCCAGCTGGACCTCGAGCGCGCGCCCGCGCTGGGCGGCAGCTTCACGGGCCTCGAGCCCATGGGGCTCCTCTGGGCTTTAGAGCCCGAGAAGCCCTTGCTGCGGCTGGTGAAGCGGGACGTGCAGACGCCCTTCGCCGTGGAGCTGGAGGTGCTCGATGGCCACGACCCGGAGGCCGGAGGGCTCCTGGGCCGGGCGGTGCACGAGCGCAACTTCCTGGCGCCGGGGGTGCGGCGCGAGCCCGTGCGCGTGGGCCGGGTGCGCGCCACGCTCTTCCTGCCGCCAG GCACAGGACCATTCCCTGGAATCCTCGATCTTTTTGGAAGTGGTGGTGGCCTTTGTGAATACAGGGCCAGCCTCCTGGCTGGACATGGTTTTGCTGTGCTCGCTCTGGCTTATTTCAGATTTGAAGACCTCCCTAAATATTTGAATAACGTGTGCCTGGAGTACTTTGAAGAAGCTGTGGACTTCATGCTGCAACATCCAAAG GTGAAAGGCCCTAGTGTTGGGCTTCTTGGCTTCTCCAAAGGAGGTGACCTGTGTCTCTCAATGGCCTCTTTCTTGAAGGGCATCACAGCTACTGCAGTTATTAATGCCTGTGTGGCCAACACAATAGCTCCTCTGCATTACAAGGATATGATTATTCCTAATCTCAGCAGTGAcccaggaaaatataaaatcactGAGTCAGGCCTTTTGAATTTGGAGGATATTTGGAATGACCCACTGGAGAAACCCAACCACCGAAGTCTTATTCCATTGGAAAAGGCCCAGGGACCCTTCCTGTTTATCGTTGGCATGGATGATCATAACTGGAAGAGTGAATTCTATGCTCAGATAGCCTCTGAACGGTTACAGGCCCATGGGAAAGACAGACCCCAGATAATCTACTACCCAGGAACTGGCCATTGTATTGATCCGccttattttcctctttgtagAGCCTCTGTGCATGCAGTTTTGGACCAACCAGTATTCTATGGAGGTGAGCCAAAGGCTCACTCAAGGGCACAGGTAGATGCCTGGCAGCAAATCCAAACTTTCTTCCATAAACACC tcaatgacAGTAATTTTTCCTTGATGCTTAGTGGCTCAAAGAAGTTGAAGCCTAAAAGAAACTTAGTTGGAGacacttaa
- the LOC137221405 gene encoding acyl-coenzyme A thioesterase 2, mitochondrial-like isoform X3, with translation MVVSFPALLRPFRLCRWDPTPWARLAGPTKLRTGDPNSWAPARMAVTVTLEPAGRCRWDEPVRIAVRGLAPGQPVTLRASLRDEKDALFRAHARYCADAHGQLDLERAPALGGSFTGLEPMGLLWALEPEKPLLRLVKRDVQTPFAVELEVLDGHDPEAGGLLGRAVHERNFLAPGVRREPVRVGRVRATLFLPPGTGPFPGILDLFGSGGGLCEYRASLLAGHGFAVLALAYFRFEDLPKYLNNVCLEYFEEAVDFMLQHPKSLCACSFGPTSILWR, from the exons ATGGTGGTCTCATTTCCGGCTCTCCTGCGACCCTTCCGACTCTGTCGATGGGACCCGACACCCTGGGCGCGGTTGGCAGGGCCTACAAAGCTCAGGACCGGTGACCCAAACTCTTGGGCCCCTGCCAGGATGGCGGTGACAGTGACGCTGGAGCCCGCGGGCCGCTGCCGCTGGGACGAGCCGGTGCGCATCGCCGTGCGCGGCCTGGCCCCGGGACAGCCGGTCACGCTGCGCGCGTCCCTGCGCGACGAGAAGGACGCGCTCTTCCGAGCCCACGCGCGCTACTGCGCCGACGCCCACGGCCAGCTGGACCTCGAGCGCGCGCCCGCGCTGGGCGGCAGCTTCACGGGCCTCGAGCCCATGGGGCTCCTCTGGGCTTTAGAGCCCGAGAAGCCCTTGCTGCGGCTGGTGAAGCGGGACGTGCAGACGCCCTTCGCCGTGGAGCTGGAGGTGCTCGATGGCCACGACCCGGAGGCCGGAGGGCTCCTGGGCCGGGCGGTGCACGAGCGCAACTTCCTGGCGCCGGGGGTGCGGCGCGAGCCCGTGCGCGTGGGCCGGGTGCGCGCCACGCTCTTCCTGCCGCCAG GCACAGGACCATTCCCTGGAATCCTCGATCTTTTTGGAAGTGGTGGTGGCCTTTGTGAATACAGGGCCAGCCTCCTGGCTGGACATGGTTTTGCTGTGCTCGCTCTGGCTTATTTCAGATTTGAAGACCTCCCTAAATATTTGAATAACGTGTGCCTGGAGTACTTTGAAGAAGCTGTGGACTTCATGCTGCAACATCCAAAG AGCCTCTGTGCATGCAGTTTTGGACCAACCAGTATTCTATGGAGGTGA
- the LOC137221405 gene encoding acyl-coenzyme A thioesterase 6-like isoform X2, translating into MATTRRPEGSWAGRCTSATSWRRGCGASPCAWAGCAPRSSCRQVSSPLPRLLWKARTVLHTVASKFRHGPHCTYRLIEDTGNYTWICKCGTGPFPGILDLFGSGGGLCEYRASLLAGHGFAVLALAYFRFEDLPKYLNNVCLEYFEEAVDFMLQHPKVKGPSVGLLGFSKGGDLCLSMASFLKGITATAVINACVANTIAPLHYKDMIIPNLSSDPGKYKITESGLLNLEDIWNDPLEKPNHRSLIPLEKAQGPFLFIVGMDDHNWKSEFYAQIASERLQAHGKDRPQIIYYPGTGHCIDPPYFPLCRASVHAVLDQPVFYGGEPKAHSRAQVDAWQQIQTFFHKHLDGKTSVKPSKL; encoded by the exons ATGGCCACGACCCGGAGGCCGGAGGGCTCCTGGGCCGGGCGGTGCACGAGCGCAACTTCCTGGCGCCGGGGGTGCGGCGCGAGCCCGTGCGCGTGGGCCGGGTGCGCGCCACGCTCTTCCTGCCGCCAGGTGAGCAGCCCACTTCCCAGGCTGTTGTGGAAAGCCAG GACTGTGCTACATACAGTAGCTAGCAAATTCAGACATGGGCCTCACTGTACCTACCGCCTAATAGAGGATACCGGCAACTATACTTGGATCTGTAAGTGTG GCACAGGACCATTCCCTGGAATCCTCGATCTTTTTGGAAGTGGTGGTGGCCTTTGTGAATACAGGGCCAGCCTCCTGGCTGGACATGGTTTTGCTGTGCTCGCTCTGGCTTATTTCAGATTTGAAGACCTCCCTAAATATTTGAATAACGTGTGCCTGGAGTACTTTGAAGAAGCTGTGGACTTCATGCTGCAACATCCAAAG GTGAAAGGCCCTAGTGTTGGGCTTCTTGGCTTCTCCAAAGGAGGTGACCTGTGTCTCTCAATGGCCTCTTTCTTGAAGGGCATCACAGCTACTGCAGTTATTAATGCCTGTGTGGCCAACACAATAGCTCCTCTGCATTACAAGGATATGATTATTCCTAATCTCAGCAGTGAcccaggaaaatataaaatcactGAGTCAGGCCTTTTGAATTTGGAGGATATTTGGAATGACCCACTGGAGAAACCCAACCACCGAAGTCTTATTCCATTGGAAAAGGCCCAGGGACCCTTCCTGTTTATCGTTGGCATGGATGATCATAACTGGAAGAGTGAATTCTATGCTCAGATAGCCTCTGAACGGTTACAGGCCCATGGGAAAGACAGACCCCAGATAATCTACTACCCAGGAACTGGCCATTGTATTGATCCGccttattttcctctttgtagAGCCTCTGTGCATGCAGTTTTGGACCAACCAGTATTCTATGGAGGTGAGCCAAAGGCTCACTCAAGGGCACAGGTAGATGCCTGGCAGCAAATCCAAACTTTCTTCCATAAACACCTCGATGGTAAAACATCTGTCAAGCCCAGCAAATTGTAA
- the LOC137221405 gene encoding acyl-coenzyme A thioesterase 6-like isoform X1 yields MVVSFPALLRPFRLCRWDPTPWARLAGPTKLRTGDPNSWAPARMAVTVTLEPAGRCRWDEPVRIAVRGLAPGQPVTLRASLRDEKDALFRAHARYCADAHGQLDLERAPALGGSFTGLEPMGLLWALEPEKPLLRLVKRDVQTPFAVELEVLDGHDPEAGGLLGRAVHERNFLAPGVRREPVRVGRVRATLFLPPGTGPFPGILDLFGSGGGLCEYRASLLAGHGFAVLALAYFRFEDLPKYLNNVCLEYFEEAVDFMLQHPKVKGPSVGLLGFSKGGDLCLSMASFLKGITATAVINACVANTIAPLHYKDMIIPNLSSDPGKYKITESGLLNLEDIWNDPLEKPNHRSLIPLEKAQGPFLFIVGMDDHNWKSEFYAQIASERLQAHGKDRPQIIYYPGTGHCIDPPYFPLCRASVHAVLDQPVFYGGEPKAHSRAQVDAWQQIQTFFHKHLDGKTSVKPSKL; encoded by the exons ATGGTGGTCTCATTTCCGGCTCTCCTGCGACCCTTCCGACTCTGTCGATGGGACCCGACACCCTGGGCGCGGTTGGCAGGGCCTACAAAGCTCAGGACCGGTGACCCAAACTCTTGGGCCCCTGCCAGGATGGCGGTGACAGTGACGCTGGAGCCCGCGGGCCGCTGCCGCTGGGACGAGCCGGTGCGCATCGCCGTGCGCGGCCTGGCCCCGGGACAGCCGGTCACGCTGCGCGCGTCCCTGCGCGACGAGAAGGACGCGCTCTTCCGAGCCCACGCGCGCTACTGCGCCGACGCCCACGGCCAGCTGGACCTCGAGCGCGCGCCCGCGCTGGGCGGCAGCTTCACGGGCCTCGAGCCCATGGGGCTCCTCTGGGCTTTAGAGCCCGAGAAGCCCTTGCTGCGGCTGGTGAAGCGGGACGTGCAGACGCCCTTCGCCGTGGAGCTGGAGGTGCTCGATGGCCACGACCCGGAGGCCGGAGGGCTCCTGGGCCGGGCGGTGCACGAGCGCAACTTCCTGGCGCCGGGGGTGCGGCGCGAGCCCGTGCGCGTGGGCCGGGTGCGCGCCACGCTCTTCCTGCCGCCAG GCACAGGACCATTCCCTGGAATCCTCGATCTTTTTGGAAGTGGTGGTGGCCTTTGTGAATACAGGGCCAGCCTCCTGGCTGGACATGGTTTTGCTGTGCTCGCTCTGGCTTATTTCAGATTTGAAGACCTCCCTAAATATTTGAATAACGTGTGCCTGGAGTACTTTGAAGAAGCTGTGGACTTCATGCTGCAACATCCAAAG GTGAAAGGCCCTAGTGTTGGGCTTCTTGGCTTCTCCAAAGGAGGTGACCTGTGTCTCTCAATGGCCTCTTTCTTGAAGGGCATCACAGCTACTGCAGTTATTAATGCCTGTGTGGCCAACACAATAGCTCCTCTGCATTACAAGGATATGATTATTCCTAATCTCAGCAGTGAcccaggaaaatataaaatcactGAGTCAGGCCTTTTGAATTTGGAGGATATTTGGAATGACCCACTGGAGAAACCCAACCACCGAAGTCTTATTCCATTGGAAAAGGCCCAGGGACCCTTCCTGTTTATCGTTGGCATGGATGATCATAACTGGAAGAGTGAATTCTATGCTCAGATAGCCTCTGAACGGTTACAGGCCCATGGGAAAGACAGACCCCAGATAATCTACTACCCAGGAACTGGCCATTGTATTGATCCGccttattttcctctttgtagAGCCTCTGTGCATGCAGTTTTGGACCAACCAGTATTCTATGGAGGTGAGCCAAAGGCTCACTCAAGGGCACAGGTAGATGCCTGGCAGCAAATCCAAACTTTCTTCCATAAACACCTCGATGGTAAAACATCTGTCAAGCCCAGCAAATTGTAA